The proteins below are encoded in one region of Methanosarcina barkeri 3:
- a CDS encoding KUP/HAK/KT family potassium transporter, producing MFSKSEFREVVKSMGLVFGDIGTSPIYTLTVIFLLTRPTPAHIIGVLSLIIWTLIILVTLEYAWLAMSLGKKGEGGTIVLKEILVPLLKSSRNVALVTLLAYIGTSFLMGDGVITPAISILSAVEGLRIIPQFENISQGTIILISAAIAVALFSVQSKGIEKITWVFGPIMVLWFAAIGFSGIASIFHTPEVLNAINPYYAIRFLLDNGIIGFFVLSEVILCATGGEALYADMGHLGREPILKAWRFVFVALVLNYLGQGAFLLRNPGSTNFLFEMINQQANILYIPFLLLSIIATIIASQAMISGMFSIVYQGITTRIIPMLKIDYTSGILKSQIYISTINWLLLVSVLFMMLVFRESARLAAAYGLAVTGTMSITGIMMTSIFYHRKDITKAIISLFITLIDIVFLLSNSYKIPHGGYWSIIIAAFILSLILIYTSGQKKLYELMKLMSAKDFLEKYNYLYATQNKIMGTALFFTRDIERIPQYISHVMFKNNIIYENNIFISIIKSDSPFGIESSFTKEPAKGLKILEIRAGYMEIVNVEQILEDQGVHEKTIFYGVEDIFTNNLIWRVFSIIKKISPSFVQFYRLPTDELHGVMTRFEM from the coding sequence ATGTTTTCCAAGTCAGAATTTAGAGAAGTAGTAAAGTCTATGGGTCTTGTTTTTGGAGATATCGGGACAAGTCCTATTTATACTTTGACCGTTATTTTCCTTCTAACAAGACCTACACCCGCTCACATAATAGGAGTTTTATCTTTAATTATCTGGACACTCATCATACTTGTGACTCTGGAATACGCCTGGCTTGCCATGAGTCTGGGTAAAAAAGGGGAAGGAGGTACGATAGTTTTAAAAGAAATACTCGTTCCTCTGCTCAAGTCGAGTAGAAACGTAGCTCTGGTCACATTGTTAGCTTATATAGGAACATCTTTCCTCATGGGAGATGGAGTAATTACTCCTGCAATAAGTATTCTGAGTGCAGTCGAGGGCTTGCGAATTATTCCTCAGTTCGAAAACATAAGCCAGGGAACTATTATACTTATTTCTGCCGCAATTGCAGTAGCACTTTTTTCAGTCCAGAGTAAGGGAATAGAAAAGATTACGTGGGTTTTTGGGCCTATAATGGTTCTATGGTTTGCAGCCATTGGTTTTTCAGGTATCGCCTCTATTTTCCATACTCCAGAAGTACTTAACGCTATCAATCCTTATTATGCTATCAGGTTTCTTCTGGATAACGGGATTATAGGATTTTTTGTACTATCCGAAGTCATCCTGTGCGCTACGGGAGGTGAAGCATTATATGCTGATATGGGACACCTGGGAAGAGAGCCTATCTTAAAAGCCTGGAGATTCGTGTTTGTAGCACTGGTTTTAAATTATCTGGGACAGGGTGCGTTCCTTCTCAGAAATCCTGGTTCGACAAACTTTTTATTCGAAATGATAAATCAGCAGGCAAACATACTTTATATCCCATTCCTTCTCCTCAGTATCATAGCTACAATTATCGCTTCTCAGGCTATGATCAGCGGTATGTTCTCTATAGTATATCAGGGAATAACAACTCGGATAATTCCAATGCTGAAGATTGATTATACCTCCGGGATATTAAAGTCCCAAATCTACATAAGTACCATAAACTGGCTTCTCCTGGTTTCTGTATTATTTATGATGCTTGTATTTAGAGAGTCGGCCAGACTTGCAGCTGCATATGGGTTAGCAGTTACAGGAACCATGTCTATTACGGGCATAATGATGACTTCGATATTTTACCATAGAAAAGATATAACTAAAGCTATTATTTCTTTATTTATAACACTTATTGACATAGTATTCCTTCTCTCAAATAGCTATAAAATCCCCCATGGGGGCTACTGGTCAATCATCATAGCGGCTTTTATTCTCTCTCTTATACTTATATATACATCCGGACAAAAGAAACTGTATGAACTGATGAAACTCATGAGTGCTAAAGACTTTCTTGAAAAATATAATTATTTATATGCTACCCAAAATAAAATTATGGGGACCGCCCTCTTCTTTACACGTGACATCGAAAGAATTCCCCAGTACATTTCCCATGTGATGTTTAAAAACAACATCATTTATGAAAATAATATTTTTATTTCCATTATCAAGTCTGACAGCCCGTTCGGAATAGAAAGCTCATTCACAAAAGAACCGGCAAAAGGATTAAAAATTTTGGAAATACGAGCAGGATACATGGAAATTGTTAATGTTGAACAGATTCTTGAAGACCAGGGCGTTCACGAAAAAACCATTTTCTACGGAGTAGAGGATATTTTTACTAATAACTTAATCTGGAGAGTCTTTTCTATAATCAAAAAGATATCGCCTTCCTTTGTCCAGTTTTACAGGCTTCCTACTGACGAACTCCATGGGGTTATGACGAGGTTTGAAATGTAA